In the Magnetospira sp. QH-2 genome, one interval contains:
- a CDS encoding ATP-binding protein encodes MSLIAESIGQSYIALITNLGLLSLLAWTISIFGRWRFFLQESVPLRRALGIGLVFGLTAALLMLLPFKLEQGIFADTRGAPILLSGVIGGPVAAVVTTLAAAATRFSLGGAGMSGGVIYIFVFGAIGWLTYHRRGRIGKPMPSVGMLIALAILATLISMPVVFLLPEGKAWYAVVNLWPQIYAANIIGTAVLGFLLQHEAARTLMEHDLAQSNRDLEQFAYVASHDLKAPLRGIENLVNWLAEDLKDSLNDENRRHMEMLKGRTDRMEALLEGLLEYSRVGRQHQEPEVVDTGRMVRGLLDMALPSTGTTVTVDETMPVLRTPRVPLELVFRNLIGNALKHHDQEQAEIHIGVRDAGWFYEFSVADDGPGIPREFQGRLFEIFQTLKPRDEVEGSGMGLALIKRAVELHGGRVWMESDPDVRRGATFRFTWPKQPEKKA; translated from the coding sequence ATGTCACTGATCGCCGAGAGCATTGGGCAGTCGTATATTGCCTTGATCACCAATCTTGGGCTGCTGTCCCTGCTTGCCTGGACGATCTCCATATTCGGACGATGGCGGTTCTTTCTGCAAGAGAGCGTGCCGCTGCGCCGGGCGCTCGGCATTGGTCTGGTTTTCGGGCTCACCGCCGCTTTGCTCATGTTGCTGCCGTTCAAGTTGGAGCAAGGAATCTTTGCCGACACCCGAGGCGCGCCGATCCTGCTATCCGGAGTCATTGGAGGGCCGGTAGCCGCCGTGGTAACGACCCTCGCCGCCGCCGCGACCCGCTTTTCGCTGGGCGGCGCGGGCATGTCGGGCGGTGTCATCTATATCTTTGTATTCGGCGCGATTGGATGGTTGACCTACCATCGACGGGGCCGCATTGGGAAACCCATGCCCAGCGTGGGTATGTTGATTGCGCTTGCCATTCTGGCGACCTTGATTTCCATGCCAGTGGTTTTTCTGCTGCCCGAGGGCAAAGCTTGGTACGCCGTTGTCAATTTGTGGCCGCAGATCTATGCGGCAAATATCATCGGCACGGCGGTGCTCGGCTTTCTGTTGCAGCATGAAGCGGCCCGAACGCTGATGGAACATGATCTGGCGCAATCCAATCGTGACCTTGAACAATTCGCCTATGTGGCATCCCACGATCTCAAGGCGCCGTTGCGCGGGATCGAGAATCTGGTCAATTGGCTTGCCGAGGACCTGAAAGACTCCCTGAACGACGAGAATCGGCGTCATATGGAGATGCTGAAAGGGCGGACGGATCGGATGGAGGCCTTGCTCGAAGGTCTGCTCGAGTACTCCCGGGTTGGTCGCCAGCATCAGGAACCCGAGGTGGTGGATACGGGGCGAATGGTCAGGGGACTTCTCGACATGGCCTTACCATCAACCGGAACAACGGTAACGGTGGACGAAACCATGCCGGTCTTGCGTACCCCCCGGGTGCCGTTGGAATTGGTGTTTCGAAATCTGATCGGCAATGCGCTCAAGCACCATGACCAAGAACAGGCCGAAATCCATATCGGTGTCCGGGATGCGGGCTGGTTTTACGAGTTTTCGGTGGCCGACGATGGGCCGGGAATTCCAAGGGAATTCCAAGGCCGCCTGTTCGAAATTTTCCAAACTCTCAAGCCCCGCGACGAAGTGGAGGGCAGTGGCATGGGTTTGGCCTTGATCAAAAGAGCGGTGGAGTTGCATGGTGGCCGGGTTTGGATGGAATCCGACCCGGATGTGAGGCGGGGGGCGACATTCCGTTTCACATGGCCAAAACAACCGGAGAAAAAGGCATGA
- a CDS encoding propionyl-CoA synthetase codes for MSNAYDLAYQQSLEDPEGFWGKAAEEIVWTKKWDRVLDDSNAPMYRWFAGGEMNTCYNAVDRHVEEGRGEQAAIIYDSPITDTKRTITYAELQNQVAAFAGALRDRGVNKGDRVLIYMPMVPEALVGMLACARLGAVHSVVFGGFAANELAVRIDDAQPKAIVSASCGIEPGRVIAYKPLLDEAISLATSKPSATLILQREQAVADLIEGRDFDWAEAAAAAEPAACVPVAATDPLYILYTSGTTGQPKGVVRDNGGHAVALKWTMKNVYNVEPGEVYWAASDVGWVVGHSYICYAPLLNGNTTLVFEGKPVGTPDAGVFWRVIAEHKVSVMFTAPTAFRAIKRDDPNAELLGQYDMSGFRTLFLAGERTDPDTLQWAIDTLKVPVIDHWWQTETGWAIAANCMGLHEFPVKAGSPTKAVPGWNVQVLDDELNPVGPGDIGSIVVKLPLPPGTLPTLWNAEARFKEAYLEDFPGYYKTADAGFIDEDGYVYIMARTDDIINVAGHRLSTGGMEEVLAHHPDVAECAVIGVADQLKGQLPLGFLVLKAGVDRPDEEIVKEVVRMVREKIGPVAAFKTATVVKRLPKTRSGKILRGTMQKIADCQEFKIPATIDDPVILEEIEESLEGVGYAKARNG; via the coding sequence ATGAGCAACGCCTATGATCTGGCCTATCAACAGTCGCTGGAAGACCCGGAAGGATTCTGGGGTAAAGCGGCGGAAGAGATCGTCTGGACCAAGAAGTGGGATCGTGTGCTCGATGACAGCAATGCCCCGATGTACCGCTGGTTCGCTGGCGGTGAGATGAATACCTGCTACAACGCTGTCGATCGCCATGTCGAGGAAGGTCGGGGCGAACAGGCGGCGATCATTTACGACAGCCCCATCACCGATACCAAACGCACCATCACTTATGCCGAACTGCAAAACCAAGTGGCGGCCTTCGCGGGTGCCTTGCGGGATCGCGGAGTAAACAAGGGCGACCGGGTGTTGATCTATATGCCCATGGTCCCCGAGGCCCTGGTGGGCATGTTGGCCTGTGCCCGTCTGGGCGCGGTGCATTCGGTCGTGTTTGGTGGTTTCGCGGCCAATGAACTGGCCGTTCGCATTGATGATGCCCAACCCAAGGCGATTGTTTCCGCTTCCTGCGGCATCGAGCCGGGGCGTGTCATCGCCTACAAGCCGCTGCTCGACGAAGCGATCAGCCTGGCCACCAGCAAACCTTCCGCCACACTCATCTTGCAACGGGAACAAGCCGTGGCCGATCTGATCGAAGGCCGGGACTTCGATTGGGCCGAAGCGGCGGCGGCGGCGGAACCGGCGGCCTGCGTGCCGGTGGCGGCCACCGACCCGCTTTATATCCTCTATACTTCCGGGACCACCGGCCAGCCCAAGGGCGTGGTGCGCGACAATGGCGGACATGCCGTGGCGCTCAAGTGGACCATGAAGAATGTCTATAACGTGGAGCCGGGCGAAGTCTATTGGGCCGCTTCCGATGTGGGCTGGGTGGTTGGTCACTCCTATATCTGCTATGCGCCACTGCTCAATGGCAATACGACTTTGGTGTTTGAAGGCAAGCCCGTGGGCACCCCCGATGCGGGCGTGTTCTGGCGGGTGATCGCCGAGCACAAGGTTTCGGTGATGTTCACCGCGCCGACGGCCTTCCGCGCCATCAAGCGTGACGATCCCAACGCCGAACTGCTCGGCCAGTACGACATGAGCGGGTTCCGTACCCTGTTCCTGGCTGGTGAGCGGACCGATCCTGATACCCTGCAATGGGCCATCGATACCCTGAAGGTGCCGGTAATCGATCACTGGTGGCAGACCGAAACCGGCTGGGCCATTGCCGCCAACTGCATGGGCTTGCATGAATTCCCGGTCAAGGCGGGCTCGCCCACCAAGGCGGTGCCGGGCTGGAACGTGCAGGTACTGGATGACGAATTGAATCCGGTGGGTCCGGGAGATATCGGCTCCATCGTGGTCAAGCTGCCACTGCCCCCGGGCACCTTGCCAACTCTTTGGAACGCCGAGGCGCGTTTTAAGGAAGCCTATCTGGAAGACTTCCCGGGCTATTACAAGACCGCCGACGCGGGTTTTATCGATGAGGACGGCTACGTCTACATCATGGCCCGCACCGATGACATCATCAACGTGGCCGGACACCGGCTGTCCACCGGCGGCATGGAAGAAGTGCTGGCCCATCACCCGGACGTGGCCGAATGCGCGGTCATCGGCGTGGCGGATCAGCTCAAGGGCCAACTACCGCTGGGATTCTTGGTACTCAAGGCCGGCGTGGATCGCCCGGACGAAGAGATCGTCAAGGAAGTGGTGCGCATGGTCCGCGAGAAGATCGGTCCGGTAGCGGCCTTCAAGACCGCCACGGTGGTCAAGCGCCTGCCCAAGACCCGGTCGGGCAAGATATTGCGTGGCACCATGCAGAAGATTGCCGATTGCCAAGAGTTCAAGATCCCGGCGACCATCGACGACCCGGTGATTCTCGAAGAGATTGAGGAAAGCCTGGAAGGTGTGGGCTATGCCAAAGCCCGCAATGGCTGA
- a CDS encoding lipid A deacylase LpxR family protein translates to MRLVFLFSLVVFAGAASVAQAEDEAALDDRGTFTMVLENDLFGGGTDQHYTHGTRFAWLSPEGDVPPKVEEWANLMPLFAEGGSKRVSYTLGQNIYTPSDIRIAQLIPNERPYAGWLYGGVGLASDTGRRLDNLQLSIGMVGPAALAGETQAFVHNIIDSPDPKGWSHQLHNEPGIVLTYERQWRNWYEFDFLGLEVDATPRAGGSLGNIYTHAEVGLTARVGDDLPSDYGPPRIRPSLPGSDFFLPTEGLGWYLFAGVGGRLVGRNIFLDGNSFRGSHSVDKERLVGDLQGGLAVTWGRVRVAYTHIIRSKEYVGQGAIDRFGALSLSVRF, encoded by the coding sequence ATGCGATTGGTCTTTCTTTTCAGTCTGGTTGTGTTCGCTGGTGCGGCGAGCGTTGCGCAGGCCGAAGACGAGGCCGCTCTGGATGATCGCGGCACATTCACCATGGTCTTGGAAAACGATCTGTTCGGCGGCGGGACCGACCAGCATTACACCCATGGCACCCGCTTTGCCTGGCTATCCCCCGAAGGGGATGTGCCGCCAAAAGTGGAGGAATGGGCCAATCTGATGCCGCTGTTCGCCGAAGGAGGCAGCAAGCGCGTTTCCTATACCCTGGGACAAAACATCTATACCCCGAGCGATATCCGCATTGCCCAGTTGATCCCCAATGAGCGCCCTTATGCGGGCTGGCTTTATGGCGGTGTCGGGCTGGCTTCGGACACCGGCAGGCGCCTGGACAACCTGCAACTGTCCATTGGCATGGTCGGACCGGCGGCCCTGGCCGGAGAGACTCAGGCTTTTGTGCATAACATTATCGATAGCCCCGATCCCAAGGGCTGGAGCCACCAGTTGCACAACGAACCGGGGATCGTGCTGACCTATGAGCGGCAATGGCGCAACTGGTACGAATTCGATTTCCTCGGATTGGAAGTGGATGCCACGCCCCGCGCCGGAGGCAGCTTGGGCAACATCTATACCCACGCCGAAGTCGGCCTAACCGCGCGTGTCGGCGATGATCTACCCTCGGACTACGGCCCGCCGCGGATCCGCCCCAGCCTGCCCGGATCCGACTTCTTCCTCCCCACCGAGGGTCTCGGCTGGTACTTATTCGCGGGAGTCGGTGGACGACTGGTGGGCCGCAACATTTTCCTGGATGGCAACAGCTTTCGCGGCAGCCATAGCGTCGACAAAGAACGCCTGGTTGGCGATCTGCAAGGGGGCTTGGCCGTCACCTGGGGCCGCGTGCGGGTCGCCTATACCCATATCATCCGGTCCAAGGAATACGTCGGCCAAGGGGCCATTGACCGCTTCGGGGCGTTGTCATTGTCGGTGCGCTTTTAG
- a CDS encoding sensor domain-containing diguanylate cyclase encodes MKSVFSVRGPLVAVISLILVAGFLTTNLTSYYVSKNSLRLALIDNELPLTSNNIYSEIQRDLLRPVFVASLMAADTFVQDWLLSGEKDPEKLIRYLDEIRRNYDLFTSFLISDATRNYYHFSGVTQVVSETDPKDAWFFRVRDMREDHELNVDSNEEQENALTIFINHKVFDREGNYLAATGVGLEFGTVARIVDRYKQHFGRHVYFVDDEGAIMVRSEGAVVVEDSLLSAPGMAAIAKDILTTDQGFYEYDRDGETMLVSTRHIPELKWRVVVEQRESDALAGIRESLLTNTVVGLGVVGLTLLIVMYTVNRFHNRLESMATTDGLTGIGNRAVFDVTMDQALKRHQRDNKPFSILLLDIDHFKRVNDTLGHLEGDRVIREIAEIVDKDVRSSDVLCRWGGEELIVLAHDCPLKNAITLAEKIRLAIEQASLAKLPDGAPITASLGVTQVHEDDNADRLLGRADGALYQAKQDGRNTVRWH; translated from the coding sequence ATGAAAAGTGTCTTTTCCGTACGCGGGCCGTTGGTTGCGGTCATCAGTCTGATTCTGGTGGCCGGGTTTCTAACCACCAACCTGACCAGCTATTATGTGTCCAAGAACAGCCTGCGTCTGGCCCTGATCGACAACGAATTGCCGCTCACCAGCAATAATATCTACTCCGAGATACAACGCGACCTGTTGCGGCCGGTATTCGTCGCCTCCTTGATGGCGGCCGATACCTTTGTTCAGGACTGGCTACTCTCAGGCGAGAAAGACCCGGAAAAACTGATTCGCTATTTGGACGAGATCCGGCGGAATTACGACCTGTTCACCAGTTTTCTCATTTCCGATGCCACGCGCAATTACTACCACTTCAGCGGTGTCACCCAGGTGGTTTCAGAGACGGATCCCAAGGATGCCTGGTTCTTCCGCGTTCGGGATATGCGCGAAGATCACGAACTCAATGTGGATTCCAATGAAGAGCAGGAAAACGCTCTGACCATTTTCATCAATCACAAAGTATTTGACCGAGAAGGAAACTATCTGGCCGCTACGGGGGTGGGGCTGGAGTTCGGGACGGTGGCCCGGATTGTCGACCGCTACAAACAGCATTTTGGGCGGCATGTGTATTTCGTCGATGACGAAGGGGCCATTATGGTGCGCTCAGAAGGCGCCGTGGTCGTCGAGGATTCCCTGCTATCCGCGCCGGGTATGGCGGCCATCGCCAAGGATATTCTGACCACCGACCAAGGTTTCTACGAATACGACCGGGATGGCGAAACCATGTTGGTCAGCACCCGCCATATCCCGGAACTCAAATGGCGGGTGGTGGTGGAGCAGCGGGAATCCGATGCCTTGGCGGGAATCCGCGAAAGCCTCTTGACCAATACCGTCGTCGGACTAGGAGTCGTTGGCCTGACTTTGTTGATCGTCATGTATACGGTGAACCGATTCCACAATCGGCTGGAATCCATGGCGACCACCGATGGTCTCACGGGTATTGGCAACCGGGCAGTTTTCGACGTGACCATGGATCAGGCGCTGAAGCGCCATCAACGGGACAACAAACCGTTTTCGATCCTGCTGCTGGATATTGACCATTTCAAGCGGGTCAATGACACGCTGGGCCATCTTGAAGGGGACCGGGTGATCCGTGAAATTGCCGAAATCGTAGACAAGGATGTGCGCAGTTCGGATGTTCTGTGCCGCTGGGGCGGGGAGGAACTGATCGTTCTGGCCCACGACTGCCCCTTGAAGAATGCCATAACCCTGGCCGAGAAAATCAGGCTGGCCATTGAACAGGCCTCCCTGGCGAAGTTGCCGGATGGCGCGCCCATAACGGCGAGTCTGGGGGTCACTCAGGTGCACGAGGACGACAATGCCGACCGCTTGCTGGGTCGGGCCGACGGTGCCCTTTACCAAGCAAAGCAAGATGGACGCAACACCGTTCGCTGGCACTAA
- a CDS encoding rhodanese-like domain-containing protein, with protein MRPHSERGKPTMELDSNLLVTALVIALAFLSMRYIPRIMAGVPFVPVDELKGKMDAGEDLVVIDVRTNSEFAEGRVPGSVNLPLGDISAKLNQLGGALDDYKTHPVYAICRTDNRSANAARALKKAGFANLKVVSGGVSAWKRKSYPVEK; from the coding sequence ATGCGCCCTCATTCGGAACGGGGGAAGCCGACCATGGAACTCGATAGCAATCTTCTTGTCACCGCCTTGGTCATCGCCTTGGCGTTTTTGTCCATGCGCTATATACCGCGGATCATGGCCGGCGTGCCTTTTGTGCCGGTGGATGAGTTAAAGGGTAAGATGGATGCGGGCGAAGACTTGGTGGTGATCGATGTGCGAACGAATTCCGAGTTTGCCGAAGGGCGCGTGCCCGGCTCGGTGAACCTTCCTCTGGGTGACATTTCCGCAAAGCTCAACCAACTCGGTGGGGCCCTGGACGACTACAAGACTCATCCGGTCTATGCCATCTGCCGTACCGACAACCGCTCCGCCAACGCCGCGCGCGCGCTCAAGAAGGCGGGATTTGCCAACCTAAAGGTGGTCTCCGGCGGGGTATCTGCCTGGAAGCGCAAGAGTTATCCGGTGGAGAAGTAA
- the trmFO gene encoding methylenetetrahydrofolate--tRNA-(uracil(54)-C(5))-methyltransferase (FADH(2)-oxidizing) TrmFO, which produces MNDPSSPPKPVHVIGGGLAGSEAAWQLASAGVPVILHEMRPQRTTDAHATDGLAELVCSNSLRSDDRTSSAVGLLHEEMRRCGSLILQSADTHRVPAGGALAVDREAFSQAVQKALEEHPLVTLAREEVVGLPPEDWDSVIIATGPLTSPAMAAAITEETGEDSLAFFDAIAPIIHKDSIDFEKAWFQSRYDKGDGADYINCAMDDAQYHAFIDALLNGEKTEFKDWERNTPYFEGCLPIEVMASRGPETLAHGPMKPVGLTNPRAPDRRSYAVVQLRQDNALGTLYNMVGFQTKLTYGEQKRVFRMIPGLENAEFARLGGLHRNTFLNAPRLLDARLRLKSRPALRFAGQITGCEGYVESAAVGLLAGQFAAADRLDVTPPPPPATTALGALLDHITRGADAATYQPMNVNFGLLPELTERNAKGRPLKGRDRKAAYGRRALADLDDWLRNGGRLIA; this is translated from the coding sequence ATGAATGATCCATCATCCCCTCCCAAGCCGGTCCATGTGATCGGCGGTGGTCTGGCGGGCAGCGAAGCCGCTTGGCAGTTGGCCTCTGCCGGGGTCCCGGTGATCCTGCACGAGATGCGGCCCCAGCGGACCACCGACGCCCATGCCACCGACGGACTGGCCGAATTGGTCTGTTCCAATTCCCTGCGCTCCGATGACCGGACCAGCAGCGCCGTGGGCCTACTGCACGAGGAAATGCGCCGCTGTGGCTCGTTGATCCTGCAAAGCGCCGATACCCATCGGGTCCCCGCCGGTGGGGCACTGGCGGTGGACCGCGAAGCCTTCTCCCAGGCTGTCCAAAAGGCATTGGAAGAACACCCCCTGGTCACCCTGGCCCGCGAGGAAGTGGTTGGCCTGCCGCCGGAAGACTGGGACAGCGTCATCATTGCCACCGGACCGCTGACCTCCCCTGCCATGGCGGCGGCGATTACCGAGGAAACCGGCGAAGACTCCCTGGCCTTTTTTGATGCCATCGCGCCGATCATTCATAAAGACAGCATCGACTTCGAAAAGGCTTGGTTTCAATCCCGCTACGACAAGGGCGATGGCGCCGACTACATCAACTGCGCCATGGACGACGCGCAATACCATGCCTTCATCGATGCCTTGCTGAATGGCGAGAAAACCGAGTTCAAGGACTGGGAGCGCAACACCCCCTATTTCGAGGGCTGCCTGCCTATCGAGGTCATGGCCTCGCGTGGCCCGGAAACACTGGCCCATGGCCCCATGAAACCGGTGGGGCTGACCAACCCCCGCGCACCGGACAGACGGTCTTATGCCGTCGTCCAGTTGCGCCAGGACAATGCCCTGGGCACGCTCTACAACATGGTCGGTTTTCAGACCAAGCTGACCTATGGGGAGCAAAAACGGGTTTTTCGGATGATCCCTGGCCTGGAGAATGCCGAATTCGCTCGCCTCGGCGGCCTGCACCGCAATACCTTCCTCAACGCCCCCCGACTGCTGGATGCTCGACTACGGCTGAAATCCCGCCCGGCGCTGCGCTTTGCCGGGCAAATCACCGGCTGCGAGGGCTATGTGGAGAGCGCCGCCGTGGGCTTGCTGGCCGGGCAGTTCGCCGCCGCCGACCGGCTTGATGTAACGCCGCCGCCGCCGCCCGCCACCACCGCTCTGGGCGCCCTGCTTGACCACATAACCCGCGGTGCCGACGCCGCCACCTATCAGCCCATGAACGTCAACTTCGGCCTGCTGCCCGAACTCACCGAGCGCAACGCCAAGGGCCGCCCTCTGAAAGGCCGTGATCGAAAAGCCGCCTATGGCCGCCGGGCATTGGCCGATCTGGACGACTGGCTGAGAAACGGTGGTCGGTTGATCGCATAA
- a CDS encoding PleD family two-component system response regulator encodes MEPLGFVTAMWNDLPAYDLSHLTFLIVDSNKHMRTIVRQVLKALGARSVFETKEGAEAYQAMKAMNPDIVMSAMMMDPVNGLELSTMIRTSVDSPNPYVPIIMVSGHTEEHHIYNARDAGVDEFLAKPVSAHTIYSRVVEVIRHRRPFVKSRSYFGPDRRRREDPNYTGARRRITDQDDSDENITILADG; translated from the coding sequence TTGGAGCCCCTCGGATTCGTCACCGCCATGTGGAACGACCTTCCCGCCTATGACCTGTCCCATCTGACTTTTTTGATCGTGGACAGCAACAAGCACATGCGGACCATCGTCCGGCAGGTGCTAAAGGCGCTGGGCGCCCGATCCGTCTTCGAGACCAAAGAGGGCGCCGAGGCCTATCAGGCCATGAAAGCCATGAATCCGGATATTGTCATGTCCGCCATGATGATGGACCCGGTCAACGGGTTGGAGCTTTCGACCATGATCCGGACGTCCGTGGACAGCCCGAATCCCTATGTGCCCATCATCATGGTCAGCGGCCATACCGAGGAACATCACATCTACAACGCCCGAGACGCCGGGGTGGATGAATTCCTGGCCAAGCCTGTCTCGGCCCATACCATCTATTCACGGGTGGTTGAGGTGATTCGTCACCGGCGCCCGTTCGTCAAGTCGCGCAGCTATTTCGGTCCTGACCGGCGGCGCCGGGAAGACCCCAACTATACCGGGGCCCGCCGCCGCATTACCGACCAGGATGATAGCGATGAGAACATCACCATCCTCGCCGACGGGTAG
- a CDS encoding alpha/beta hydrolase, translating into MTPRLLAVLFALLLAFPATAEEVTIKPKDLTWNADLVVAEGKTLADGVLLMLHGTLGHKDMEIIGGMQELMAERGFNSLAINLSLGLDNRKGMYDCTTPHKHRHEDAIDEIGNWIDWLKEQKAGPISLYGHSRGGNQVAWYAATEAGKEITHVVMVAPMTYGIVAEAKAYRKQFGKELLAGMDEAMRYQDGGHGGKLMKGIPFLHCAEADVAPSSFIEYYHGDRRKDTPALLEKIKAPKLIVVSDDDKVVPQLAESVKSVNDPDTRLELFEGAGHFYPDLYAEDLADLVAEFIGGAP; encoded by the coding sequence ATGACCCCGAGACTGCTCGCCGTTCTGTTCGCTTTGCTGCTGGCCTTTCCCGCCACGGCCGAGGAAGTGACCATCAAGCCAAAAGACCTGACCTGGAACGCCGATTTGGTGGTGGCCGAAGGAAAAACCCTGGCCGATGGGGTCTTGCTGATGCTTCACGGCACGCTGGGTCACAAGGACATGGAAATCATCGGCGGCATGCAGGAACTGATGGCCGAGCGGGGGTTCAACAGCCTGGCGATCAATCTCAGCCTGGGCCTGGACAATCGCAAGGGTATGTATGACTGCACAACACCCCACAAGCACCGCCACGAGGATGCCATCGACGAGATCGGCAACTGGATCGATTGGCTAAAGGAACAAAAGGCTGGCCCCATCTCGTTGTATGGTCATTCCCGGGGCGGCAACCAGGTGGCCTGGTACGCCGCCACCGAGGCGGGTAAGGAAATCACCCATGTGGTTATGGTCGCCCCCATGACCTATGGGATCGTCGCCGAGGCCAAGGCCTACCGCAAACAGTTCGGCAAGGAATTGCTGGCGGGCATGGACGAGGCCATGCGCTATCAGGACGGCGGACACGGCGGCAAGTTGATGAAGGGCATCCCCTTTCTGCATTGCGCCGAGGCCGATGTGGCGCCGAGCAGTTTCATCGAGTACTACCACGGCGACCGGCGCAAGGACACGCCCGCCCTGTTGGAGAAAATCAAAGCACCGAAGCTGATTGTGGTCTCAGACGATGACAAAGTTGTCCCACAACTGGCCGAATCGGTTAAGAGCGTGAATGACCCAGACACCCGGCTGGAGCTGTTCGAAGGCGCCGGGCATTTCTATCCCGACCTCTATGCGGAGGATCTGGCCGACTTGGTTGCCGAGTTCATCGGCGGCGCGCCCTGA
- a CDS encoding squalene/phytoene synthase family protein, which translates to MEDYCLTQVRSQDPDRFYCALFLPAEPRRAVMALLAFNLEIAGIRERVSEPMLGRIRLQWWREALEALDQGQRRDHELLIELAALREQGIWPLKHLQDLIDARERDMESDPCADLNALEAYARETSTPLARAALTILGIDRDETREAVEKVALAWALIGLVRAVPFHRSMGRRLLPLPDPPAGDSAVVVGVTVRARLHLNRARALRKQVAKAAHPLLLPALLVDDHLATLQGAGYDPENPALMRKGRKRLSLLLHGWLGRY; encoded by the coding sequence ATGGAAGATTATTGCCTGACACAGGTCCGAAGCCAGGACCCCGACCGCTTTTATTGTGCTTTGTTCCTGCCTGCCGAGCCGCGCCGGGCGGTGATGGCCCTGCTGGCTTTCAATCTGGAGATTGCCGGCATTCGTGAGCGGGTATCGGAACCGATGCTGGGCCGCATAAGGCTGCAATGGTGGCGCGAGGCCCTGGAAGCCCTGGACCAGGGACAACGGCGGGATCACGAACTGCTGATTGAGTTGGCGGCCCTGCGGGAGCAGGGGATCTGGCCCCTGAAGCATTTGCAGGACCTGATCGATGCCCGGGAGCGGGATATGGAGAGCGACCCCTGTGCCGACCTCAATGCCTTGGAGGCCTATGCCCGCGAGACATCGACCCCCCTGGCGCGGGCGGCCCTGACCATTCTTGGAATTGATCGCGATGAAACCCGCGAGGCGGTGGAGAAAGTGGCGCTGGCCTGGGCCTTGATCGGACTGGTGCGCGCGGTCCCCTTTCACCGCTCCATGGGACGAAGGTTGTTGCCTCTCCCGGACCCACCCGCCGGGGATAGTGCGGTCGTGGTGGGAGTAACCGTCCGCGCCCGCTTGCATCTGAACCGCGCGCGGGCCCTGCGCAAACAAGTCGCCAAGGCCGCGCACCCCCTGTTGCTGCCTGCCCTGTTGGTCGATGACCATCTGGCCACGCTTCAGGGGGCAGGGTACGACCCGGAGAACCCGGCCTTGATGAGAAAGGGGCGCAAGCGTTTGTCTCTGCTCTTGCATGGTTGGCTGGGACGGTATTGA
- a CDS encoding superoxide dismutase gives MAFELPALPFAQDALEPHMCAETLDYHHGKHHNTYVVNLNNLTKDSPMAGQSLEEIISATAGDAGKAGIFNNAAQVWNHTFFWNCLSANGGGAPTGDLAAKIDAAFGSLDGFKEQFTQAALTQFGSGWAWLVVEGGELKITKTANADTPIAHGQTPLLCIDVWEHAYYIDHRNARPKFVETFLGNLANWDFAAANLANA, from the coding sequence ATGGCATTTGAATTGCCCGCCCTGCCTTTCGCCCAGGACGCCCTCGAGCCGCATATGTGCGCCGAGACCTTGGACTATCACCACGGCAAGCACCACAACACCTATGTGGTCAACCTGAACAACCTGACCAAGGACAGCCCCATGGCGGGTCAGTCCCTGGAGGAAATCATCTCGGCCACCGCCGGTGACGCGGGCAAGGCGGGCATCTTCAACAATGCCGCCCAGGTTTGGAATCACACCTTTTTCTGGAACTGCCTGTCCGCCAATGGGGGCGGCGCCCCGACCGGTGACCTGGCCGCCAAGATCGATGCCGCCTTCGGCTCATTGGACGGTTTCAAGGAACAGTTCACTCAGGCTGCCTTGACTCAGTTCGGCTCCGGCTGGGCCTGGCTGGTGGTTGAAGGCGGTGAACTCAAGATCACCAAGACCGCCAATGCCGATACCCCCATCGCCCACGGCCAGACCCCGCTGCTGTGCATCGACGTGTGGGAGCATGCCTATTATATCGATCACCGCAACGCGCGGCCGAAGTTCGTCGAGACATTCCTCGGCAACCTGGCCAACTGGGACTTCGCGGCGGCCAATCTGGCCAACGCCTGA